The nucleotide sequence GCGCGATCGCCGGCCCGCTCGTCGGCGGGGCGCTGATCCCGGTCATCGGGTACTCGTGGCTGTACCTGATCGACACCGTCACCCTCTTCGCGACCCTGTACGCGGTGTGGCGGCTGCCGTCGATGCCGGTCGCCGGACAGGTCGGGAAGGCGCCGGGACTGCGGTCGGTCATCGACGGCCTGGTCTACCTCAGCGCGCACAAGATCCTGATGCTGAGCTTCGTCGTCGACCTCGTCGCCATGATCTTCGGCATGCCGCGCGCTCTCTTCCCGGAGATCGCCCACGTCTCCTTCGGCGGACCGACCGAGGGCGGCGTCGAGTTCGCCCTCCTCTACGCGGCGATGCCCGTCGGCGCGGTGCTGGGCGGGGCGTTCGGCGGCTGGGTGTCACGGGTCAACCGGCAGGGCACCGCGGTGCTGTGGGCGGTCGGCGTCTGGGGCCTCTCGATGACGGTGATGGGCCTGGCCGTCGGCCTCGCCTCGTGGCACGTGCAGCTCATGCTCGGCGTGGCGCTGGCCATGCTTGCCGTCGGCGGCGCCGCCGACATGGCCTCGGCGGCGTTCCGGCAGTCCATCCTGCTGAGCGCCACCGACGACTCCGTCCGTGGCCGTCTGCAGGGCGTCTTCATCGTGGTGGTCGCAGGCGGCCCCCGCCTGGCCGACGTGCTGCACGGCTGGGCGGGCGACGTGGTCGGACCCGGCCTCGCGACGGGTGTCGGCGGCCTCCTGGTGGTCGTCGGCGTCGTGGCGATCGCGGCGCTGTTCCCCGCCTTCCGCTGCTACGCCATCGCGACGACCGCCTCCCGCACCGCGGACTGACAGCCCGTCAGCCCTGCATCGCCGGCGACGGGTAGACGGGGAACGCCCTGGTTCCGCCGAGGTGGGCGGTGAGGCGCTCCGCCTCCTTGCGCAGTGCCCGCTGAGCCCACGCGTCCACGCTCTCGAGGTAGCGCACGCGGACGCGGCGCCGCTCGTCCTGCACCCAGACGCCCACGACACGGCCGTTGACGACCGCGGCGGTGCCCGCATTGCCGATGGAGTCGAACAGCAGCGGCGCATGGCCGCCGAGCAGGAACCCACGCTCCTTCCAGCCCATGACCGTCGGGTCGAGGACGGGCAGCAGCGACACCCACCAGCCGGGCGTGCCGACCGGGTCGACGTCGTCGGGCAGCAGCCAACCCGTCGGCTGCGGGTCCGGCGGGGTGGGAGCGTCGAGCGTGACGGGCACGGCGCCGACGTCCTTGAAGCCCTGCCGGACGGCCGCCTTCGTGCCGCCCGACCACCACGCGAAGTCCTCGACGGTGCCCGGCCCGAAGACGCGGAGCCAGCGGCGGGCGAGGTCGGCCCAGGCCTGACGGGCGTCCGGCCGCGGCCGATCTGGCCGGAACAGGTCCGCGCTCAGCCAGCACAGTCGTCCCTCGGACGGACCGCATGGAACCGTGAGCCGCACGACGAGGCCCTCCAGCTCGGCCAGCCGGATGACCTTGGGCGTCAGGTGCACCGTGGACTCCCACGACCTCCCGATGCCCTGCCGGTAGCTGCCGACGGTCTCCGGCACTCCGCGACGGATGTCGCTCGCGGTCAGCGCCCCGACCGAGACTGCGTCGACCAGGCTGGCCAAGGCCGTCTCGATCCACGCCTCCGCCTGATCGAATCCAGCCTGGACAACGCCCTTCGTGAGTTCCTTGCGCGCGGCGGTCGCCATGCGCGGCCCGACCGATCCCAGGACCGTCGGCAGCAGTTCGGGGTCCATGGCGAACACGGTGCGCCGCATCGACTGCTGGCGGATCAGCGTCGTCCGGGCGAGAGCGAGCTCCATGTCGTCCGGCAGAGGGTCGAGCATCCGTGTCCAGGCAGAGATGTTCAGACCATCGGGGTCGGTCGCGTGCAGCGCGACGACGGAGTCAGCCGCCTCACGCACGGTGCGGACCCGATGCAGGTGCGCGAGCGCGTGGCGGATGCCAAGGCGGTGGCGACGCTCGTCGTCGCTGACGTGTCGTACGGGCTCCATGGGTGAACAGTAGGCAGACCCTCCGACAGTTCCTGGGATTTGCCGGCGGCCGCCGCGAATTATGAGAAGTGCTCTCATCCCTGCCGTCTAGCGTTGAGACACACCCGATGAGAGGAACCCGCCATGAGTGTCTCCTGGAAGCCCGCCGCGCTTGCCCTGACCGCCGTCCTGGCGCTCTCCGCCTGCACCTACCAGGACCCGGCTGCGGAACCGGCCGTCACGGCGACCGCGGTCGCCACCTCGGCCGCGACGTCCAGCCCTCAGCCGGGTGACGACGCCACCGCCGAAGCGTCGGCGGCCGAGTCGACCAGCACCGCGGCCGCGACCGTCAGTCCCGACACCGTCGCGCCGTCCAAGACCACCGACCTCGCCTCGTGGGACGTGCCCGTCACCGTCGCAGACGCCGTCAAGCGGGCGTCGGGTGCTGCCGAGGGAACCATGCACCAGGTCGAACTCGAGTACTCCGACTACTACCGGGCCTGGACATACAAGGTCGGCTTCCAGTCGGGGTCCACCGACACTACCGTCGTCGTCGACGCCGCCACGGGCGACATCATCGCCAACGAGAAGGACACCGAGGACGACGAGGACCGCGAGAAGGCCGTCGACATCGCCGAGATGTCGCCGGAGGACGCGATCGCCGCGGCGCTGAAGGTCCGCAGCGGCACCGTCACCGAGTGGACGCTGGAGTGGGACGACGACGTGCAGGTCTACACCGTCGAGGTGGCGAAGGGCGACGACTCCGAGGACGTCACGGTGCAGACGAAGTCCGGCAAGGCGAACCTCGACTGACCGGTCGTCGTCGACCGGCGCGAGGGCGCGATGAGCACATCCTCCTGCTCGTCGGCCGAAAACCCTGATCTGAACGGTCACACCGCGACGACAAGTGTGTCGTGCTCATCGCAGCCCAGGCGACGGTGCAGGGCGCCGGGAGACGGGGGCCCGGCGGTCGGGGTCAGGCCTCGATCTCGGCGGCACGGGCCGCGACCAGCGACGTGAGCAGCTCCTCCGTCAGAGGCGCGTCGGCCTGGAAGCGGATCGTCCCCTTCGAGTGGTCGATCCCAGCGAGCTGGTCCTCCAGCGACGAGACCACGCGCGCGCTGAACGGGTACAGCCCGAAGTGCGTCTTGGCCCGCATCACCGACAGCAGCGGCTTGCCGCGGTGCGTCAGGGCCGGCATGCCGTAGCCCTGTCCCTGGGTGGCGTCCGGCACGACGACGCGCGCCACGTCGTAGCAGCGCCCGATGACCTTCGCGTCGGCCGGATCGAGGGTCGCGAGGTATTCGTCGATGGATCCCATGGCGGCATCGTGGCACGCGTCCTCGGTCACCTCGTGAGTGGGGCCCGGGAGAGGCTGACTTCCCAACCGCCTGTAGACGTCTTCTCGCCGGGCGCGGTACGCGACGCCGGAAGCGCCTGCAGTCTCTCAACCCCCGAACGATGGGGCAG is from Tessaracoccus palaemonis and encodes:
- a CDS encoding iron chaperone, producing the protein MGSIDEYLATLDPADAKVIGRCYDVARVVVPDATQGQGYGMPALTHRGKPLLSVMRAKTHFGLYPFSARVVSSLEDQLAGIDHSKGTIRFQADAPLTEELLTSLVAARAAEIEA
- a CDS encoding winged helix DNA-binding domain-containing protein — translated: MEPVRHVSDDERRHRLGIRHALAHLHRVRTVREAADSVVALHATDPDGLNISAWTRMLDPLPDDMELALARTTLIRQQSMRRTVFAMDPELLPTVLGSVGPRMATAARKELTKGVVQAGFDQAEAWIETALASLVDAVSVGALTASDIRRGVPETVGSYRQGIGRSWESTVHLTPKVIRLAELEGLVVRLTVPCGPSEGRLCWLSADLFRPDRPRPDARQAWADLARRWLRVFGPGTVEDFAWWSGGTKAAVRQGFKDVGAVPVTLDAPTPPDPQPTGWLLPDDVDPVGTPGWWVSLLPVLDPTVMGWKERGFLLGGHAPLLFDSIGNAGTAAVVNGRVVGVWVQDERRRVRVRYLESVDAWAQRALRKEAERLTAHLGGTRAFPVYPSPAMQG
- a CDS encoding MFS transporter, coding for MGVRDKIRAMFADTRPLRNGDFRRLWVANIVTVIGAQLTVVAVPAQIYAITGSSAMVGLTGIFGLVPLIVFGLWGGALADHFDRRRLLEITTTGLIVTSALFWLQSAAGVNNVWLLLGVFALQQAFFAVNQPTRVAILPKLLPDDELPAANALNMTVMSAGAIAGPLVGGALIPVIGYSWLYLIDTVTLFATLYAVWRLPSMPVAGQVGKAPGLRSVIDGLVYLSAHKILMLSFVVDLVAMIFGMPRALFPEIAHVSFGGPTEGGVEFALLYAAMPVGAVLGGAFGGWVSRVNRQGTAVLWAVGVWGLSMTVMGLAVGLASWHVQLMLGVALAMLAVGGAADMASAAFRQSILLSATDDSVRGRLQGVFIVVVAGGPRLADVLHGWAGDVVGPGLATGVGGLLVVVGVVAIAALFPAFRCYAIATTASRTAD
- a CDS encoding PepSY domain-containing protein, with translation MSVSWKPAALALTAVLALSACTYQDPAAEPAVTATAVATSAATSSPQPGDDATAEASAAESTSTAAATVSPDTVAPSKTTDLASWDVPVTVADAVKRASGAAEGTMHQVELEYSDYYRAWTYKVGFQSGSTDTTVVVDAATGDIIANEKDTEDDEDREKAVDIAEMSPEDAIAAALKVRSGTVTEWTLEWDDDVQVYTVEVAKGDDSEDVTVQTKSGKANLD